AGCCCATTGTAAATTTAATTTCCCTTCACTGTATGACTAGCAGTGTGACATTCCATCACCAGCCAAAGCCATGCGAGCTTCAAGGAAACTTGTCTAcccacaaaaaagaaaaagaaaacaagcagtattttttttttcatgactccagaacttttttttttaaaagtaacatttttcaAACAGCGGGAGAGAGTATAGGATCAATGATTCAGTTTTAATTTAAGACTCACCAGTGTACATGAGAAACTGGAAATACAATGGACTTTCTACTGGCAGCAGGACCACAAGGTCAGATTTCACTTATTCTCTGGGGTATTATGCCACCTGCAGGTGAAGAGAAGCACTGCACTAAAAAAAGCTGAGATCAAATGGTTAGACAACAGTGAAGAGTTAACttgtttaaatatttctatttgtcttatattcattaattcattataaacatatacatacacacaaacacacattactgtgcaaaagttttaggccactaGTATTTACACcaacaaaaatggttttaaatcagttttttctATCTTCGCtctagtgtgtcagtaggaaatatcagtttacatttccaaacactTGCACGAGGAGTCTGACAaaagccagtgctccacacagagatctgatctcatcatcatccagtctgtctggaatgacatgaagaaacagaacaaactgtgacagactaaatccagaagaactgtgacatctccaagatgctttaagagactacctgcaaagctacctgaaaaactatgcgcaaatGAACCTATGGCAGAATCTGCTTTAAACGCAATGGATGGTTACACcaaagttaattgataaagaaaacctattaatgacattatttttgacagcatcctcattttacagcatttttacactaGTAAACTTTTaccagtactgtagctttgcagctAGGTTCCTTGAAGCATCTTAGAGACGTTGCCAAAGTTCTTCTGGCACAAtatgattaaaacataattttgaaaTACTgtgtattgtgaaataatatggttgactttaatattgtattttaatgcaagtttaaatcttaACAGAATTTATCTCCAAGATGGCAAAGTTCAATTTCCAGcagccattaatccagtcttTAGGCTCACATGATCTGTCAAAaatattctaatatgatgatttgctgcacAAGAAACATGGACAGCTGCGTTGCTTcagatttttgtggaaactgatacctTCAAGATTCTTGGacaaaatgttcaaaagaacattttttttcctgaaataATTTATAACAACTGTCATGTGATAGTTTACAGGTTTAGCTCACATACACAAATCCCAAATAAATTACCCACCCACCAACCATTTCATCCAAATGTTTgattttcttcagtcaaaaaggatgaaaacattacaggatttttctccatacaatggacttcaatgggagccaataggttgaagttccaaattgcagtttaaatgcagcttcaaaggctctatacaatcccagctgaggaataagggcctTATGTAGTGGAAAGATCTGTCAAAATCTTATATACTTTAACTACAACTGCTCGTCTTgcacgcattacgtagtcacgtgTGACATGTAGAAGTATTGACCTAGTTTCTAACCAAGCAAATTTGTTTTTCACCCTCCCTACCTTTCTTGTCCGAAGAACAGACGAAGAACCAAACACGCAAAACACAACTCTtactcctcagctgggatcgtgtagagtcctttaAAGTTAGACGAAAACCGCAGTTCGAACCTTCAACTCATTTgctcccattgaaatccactatacggagaaaaatcctggaatgtttctcaaaaaccttaatttcttctcAACTGAAGACAGACATTAACATTTTGGATGAGATGGAAGCAGGTAAATATCTAATCCTTTGCGGAATACCGCATTTACTGACCCCTAACTTTTAATATACTTCTTATTTCCTCAAATCTACGCAAATGGACAGATACATCCAGCCCAGAGTTTGATTTATACTACAGAAAACCCTATTTCAGTTCAAAGTCACTGTCACTTTGCTTAATTCCTTATAACTCTTCTGGCTAATAAAGTAATTGCAGAAACTTAAGTCTACATTATGATTTTAATACGCCTAAATGCTTAAGTGTTCACTCAGAATGAATATGCCTTTAACAGTAAGCTTTATTTTAGAACAAACTACCGCTCCATCCTCCAAAACAGTGCATCCAAACAAGTGCAGAAGTTATAGAACGATACACAAGATGACAATTACAGCAACTGCAAAGAACCAACTTTGTGCattctttatttttgattatttcaAGTGCACATCACCCAGTTACCAACATGGGTTGAAGAACAGTTTAATCTTCACTCTCTACCTCCAGAGGAGCTCTAGGCCAGTGCAGGGAAATCTTCTGGATCATCTGGGTTCGGAGCCTTATAAAACAAGAAAACATGATTTAACCCCAAACCACAAACTTTCTCTTTCTCAATAGTCTTTGCACACAGTTCTCAATTTTcgcacattatgaaataaatacgacctcatgttgtgtcaaccACATTTACACTCCCTCAGAAACTTTCATCTGTCAAATTGGATCTGAatttcgcatctgtagcaagcattttgatgacaaaaaatgcatacgaaaatttgggactcagtgtgcaaggaccttaacTTACGGATTCAAGTTTTTGAGGAGATCTTGTGGATGGCATAGACTGAGACCCACGGCCACGACCACCTCGCCCTCCTCTTCCACCACGAGAGGGCCGAGCCAGGCTGCCAAAGTTGATCTCCAGTTGACAAGTGATGTCATTAGCCGGGCGGCGGAAAACCACATCCTCTTCATCCAAGCCATGCTGTTTCTAGAACAAGAACAGCAGTCATAAGAGTAAATCTGTATCCAACAGACTTAAGAACAACAGTGATAAGACAAGACTCCTCACCTCAACCAGTTTGGACTTGTGGATGACCACGGCCTTGGACGGCACTGAGGTGTCTGCCTTACGGATATTCAACTCTACTTTGGGCCTGCTTTGCTCCTGTAAGGCTTTCCACTCATCCAGAGTCATCTCTAGGGCAACCTCAATCACTTCCTCAGTCTCAGATGGTCTGAAAGAGTAATAAGGAGCAGCAATCGTAAATTTACCTCCATTATGAATTATAAAAGGAAGCTTGAGTTCACAAAGTCAGCAAATAATCATATTCACTGTCAAGCATCATCTGCATTACAAGATATTTCTTGCAGCTGTGAGAAGCAGACCTGTTTTCTCCATCAGTTTCAACTGCCTCCTGGGTCTCCTCACTTTCAACAACTTCTTCACTAGGTGACCCCACTTCAATTTCACTACAAGGCAGGAGGAAAATGACAACcgttttaaaaggaaaaaaaaaaaaaaaaaaaaaaaaaacaaagtcagaaaATTTCAATCTGACATTATATAAAATGTGAAATGTCACCTCATATGGTCTCTCACTGATCCCCAGTTGCGAGATCCACTGCCGCTGCGCTTCTCTTCTGATCGCACACTCCTGATTTAAAAGCAACGTCTTATTAGATGACCGCATGCACAAAACATTCTAAGCTCAAACATATTTGTTTTCAGACTTTAAACCAGTAGTTtctagaaaaatgaaaaaaaaaaaaaaaaaaaaaattcaccattTATCACTTAAAATATCCTACattatttctggaaaaaaaaattatatatagaattgataaaattacatttatatagcatTCTATAAACTTTATTGCAGACCTTTGGCAATTCTCAGGTAtaggaacagtaagatttttaaatgttttaagaagtctcttctgctcaacaagcctgtattatttatttgatccacagtaGAGCAAAcgcagtaaaattctgaaatagttttaccatttaaaatatctttgctatctgaatacattttaaaatgcaatttagttctgtgatttcaaagctgaatttttagcatcattactccagtcacatgatccttcagaagtcactctaaaattttgatttgctgctcaaaaacattattattattattattattattattattattaaaaacagcagATCAGAATCTCTCAGGTTTCTTTGAGAGGGGGggaagagaaaaaataaataaataaataaataaatacactttagtagaacagcatttatctgagacagaaatcttttgttacaatCAATttctttatcaatttaaagcatccttgctacataaaaTTATATACACAGTAATCAACATTTGAAGCGGATCAAAaccatcaaagttgtcctaaaaccaaaataaaaagcCATTTTTGTCTTAGGCGCTTGGATGAACTTTTGTGATCCACTTGTtccaaatgttgactactgtataaaaatctccaggcttttgaatggtataagcGCATAACGTTGAAAAAGCTTTttattccagataaatgctgatctttagatccttctattaatcaaagaaccctgaaGAGGAGAGggggaagggaaaaaaaaaaaaaaaaaaaactgttttaaatagatgataaaaagtttcttgaacagcaaatcagcttagaatgatttctgaaggaccgtgtgacaatgaagacaggagtaatgttGAAAATTTAGTTTggtaacaggaaaaaaataattttttaaatgtacagaaatagaaaggagttattttaaatagtaaaaatatttcacaatattgtttttgctgtattttggatcaaacaaatgcagtcttGGCAAGCAGAACAGATttataaatgaatacaataaatatatacacagatatatatatatatatatacacacacacacacacacacacacacaccttaccgctcaaacttttgactggtagcgtttatttttgttttataattaaaacaaaatgttttgaTATTTCAGTGTTTACGTCTGTATAATTGTGTTTAATTACATTATTTGTATATAATTTAGAAGTAAAACCCAGTATAAAATACAGGCCCTTTTTACCACCGAATTAGACTCTTAACATGACAGTAATGAGTCACAACTCACGTTCGGTCACTGCCACTATGTCTCTCAAACTCTCTCTTTCCCCTCTGGTCAAATCCATCACTGGATCTTGGATATCCTGGGCCTCGGGCTCCTCGTCCTCTTCCTGTACCTCTTCCTCTGACAGGCCTGTCCAGCACATCCACAGGCCTACGCACAGATGAAGATAGATGGAGTGGCGTGCAAAATAAATTCAGgaagatgaataaaaaataaagacatgTATTAACAGATAATGAGAGACATTTACCTCTCGACAGAGAAACTGAGTGGGGTTTCGGCATCGCTGAATTTGCGCTCAAAAGTCACACGTCTCTCTATGCGCTCCTCAACTTCTCCGCGAGCAAGACGGACTTGGCCTAAACAGAGATGTGGAGCAAATACACGACAGAAACAAATTTAAACCTCAACGACCAGGACATATTAAACTCATTACATTCAACTCATAAAATCTTCCAGGGGTTAACGTTAATTAAATTAGTCGATAGTTTATTAAAAGAAAGGCTTGTTGCGTCGAATAAACTCAACCCGTCCTTCACTTACCTTGTCCTCCCCCACCTGCTGCACCAGCGGTTTTCCTGTCCCTCTGAGTCTCTTTCTTCCCAGGTTTAGTCGTGGCTGGAGTTTTC
The genomic region above belongs to Garra rufa chromosome 19, GarRuf1.0, whole genome shotgun sequence and contains:
- the LOC141291852 gene encoding intracellular hyaluronan-binding protein 4: MKELEEMPDEGYGCAVANRFGQLLDDESDPFDLLYAAGIEKKQKKKKEEPKKTPATTKPGKKETQRDRKTAGAAGGGGQVRLARGEVEERIERRVTFERKFSDAETPLSFSVERPVDVLDRPVRGRGTGRGRGARGPGYPRSSDGFDQRGKREFERHSGSDRTSVRSEEKRSGSGSRNWGSVRDHMSEIEVGSPSEEVVESEETQEAVETDGENRPSETEEVIEVALEMTLDEWKALQEQSRPKVELNIRKADTSVPSKAVVIHKSKLVEKQHGLDEEDVVFRRPANDITCQLEINFGSLARPSRGGRGGRGGRGRGSQSMPSTRSPQKLESAPNPDDPEDFPALA